One segment of Spiroplasma cantharicola DNA contains the following:
- a CDS encoding coiled-coil domain-containing protein: MSDKIKVLKINKNLANSYENNLDDFSNNKLWFDENTGETLVTEFDNTMEFKSKNVSKIDLVQNANSHFFAPENSNNLNFNKSDIENKKYESINLIDKMIMPRRSDIRKEIIDMRVRSYENEKNDKEYLLNQLNNDSKMPNNFRNYNLAKNENIVSNNNYYEKNIRELENSLNKKIDDIKKTVEVTSEQINEIFNYNNEIIMKKTIKDEDNKLIKSSNKAQLEINEKPKSLFSEIINETKMISDVKSSGESIFLLNDEGKTTSKIENEQLPINENVIQESTISNLNTQDSTVFDSDKQQASISELNVEKPQILQSGEDKEGSIFELNKQEGSISESKIEETSEDKEGSIFELNKQEGSISESKIEEASEDKEGSIFELNKQEESISESKIEEASEVQLNNQELLVSEVEKTESIKENIEEQKQVKVESNFANATEFFESQLDDEKLLAANRLLVENKLLTENKRLIEEKLLIENKLLAENKRLTEEKILMEQKFLAEKKLKENELEKEDSLVEKRLLEEKRKISEEQWLTERKLFIQNKLAEKRRLEEQGKVVAKDEIISDKQYMLQANEIEIEDNIVEEKTESQAIKSQTNSKQELDNIVHVNFEDQNTNKKNNDNILNLNRTLPSADLDTKELNSFFKEDNNYSLPVINNSDYTIANTVDDLQKAFNNLENRNKKDQMKAKFFEKDGGTTQLVESLQKKSKENKKKEASKSFDFDSFENWYNDSKVDKKISKLTKKELKKKK; the protein is encoded by the coding sequence ATGTCTGATAAAATAAAAGTTTTAAAAATTAATAAAAATTTAGCAAATAGTTATGAAAATAATTTAGATGATTTTTCTAACAATAAATTATGATTTGATGAAAATACAGGTGAAACATTGGTAACAGAATTTGATAATACAATGGAATTTAAAAGTAAAAATGTTTCAAAAATTGATCTTGTTCAAAATGCTAATTCTCATTTTTTTGCTCCAGAAAATTCCAATAATCTAAACTTTAATAAAAGTGATATCGAAAATAAAAAATATGAATCAATTAATCTTATAGACAAAATGATTATGCCAAGAAGATCTGATATTAGAAAAGAAATTATTGATATGAGAGTAAGAAGTTATGAAAATGAAAAAAATGATAAAGAATATCTTCTTAATCAATTAAATAATGATTCAAAAATGCCTAATAATTTTAGAAATTATAATTTAGCTAAAAATGAGAATATAGTATCTAACAATAATTATTATGAAAAAAATATAAGAGAGCTTGAAAATTCTTTAAATAAAAAAATTGATGATATCAAAAAAACAGTGGAAGTAACTTCAGAGCAAATAAATGAAATTTTTAATTATAATAATGAAATTATTATGAAAAAAACTATTAAAGATGAAGACAATAAATTGATTAAATCATCAAATAAAGCTCAATTAGAAATAAATGAAAAACCAAAGTCATTATTTTCTGAAATAATTAATGAAACAAAAATGATTTCTGATGTAAAAAGCTCAGGTGAGTCAATTTTTTTACTTAATGATGAAGGAAAGACAACTTCAAAAATTGAAAATGAACAGTTACCAATAAACGAAAATGTAATTCAAGAATCAACAATTTCTAATTTAAATACTCAAGATTCAACAGTTTTTGATTCAGACAAACAACAAGCATCAATTTCTGAATTAAATGTTGAAAAACCACAGATTCTTCAATCAGGTGAAGATAAAGAAGGTTCAATTTTTGAGTTAAATAAACAAGAAGGATCAATTTCTGAATCAAAGATTGAAGAAACAAGTGAAGATAAAGAAGGCTCAATTTTTGAGTTAAATAAACAAGAAGGTTCAATTTCTGAATCAAAGATTGAAGAAGCAAGTGAAGATAAAGAAGGCTCAATTTTTGAGTTAAATAAACAAGAAGAATCAATTTCTGAATCAAAGATTGAAGAAGCAAGTGAAGTTCAATTAAATAATCAGGAATTGTTAGTTTCTGAAGTTGAAAAAACAGAATCAATAAAAGAAAACATTGAAGAACAAAAACAAGTTAAAGTAGAATCAAATTTTGCTAATGCAACAGAATTTTTTGAAAGTCAATTAGATGATGAAAAGTTATTAGCAGCAAACAGACTATTAGTAGAAAATAAATTATTAACTGAAAATAAAAGATTAATTGAAGAAAAATTATTAATCGAAAATAAACTTTTAGCAGAAAATAAGAGATTAACTGAGGAAAAAATTTTAATGGAGCAAAAATTTTTAGCTGAAAAAAAATTAAAGGAAAACGAACTTGAAAAAGAAGATAGTTTAGTGGAAAAGAGATTGTTGGAAGAGAAGAGAAAAATTTCAGAAGAACAATGATTAACTGAAAGAAAACTTTTTATTCAAAATAAATTAGCAGAAAAAAGAAGGTTAGAAGAACAGGGAAAAGTAGTTGCAAAAGATGAAATAATTAGTGATAAACAATATATGCTACAAGCAAATGAAATTGAAATAGAGGATAACATTGTAGAAGAAAAGACTGAATCACAAGCAATAAAATCTCAAACTAATTCAAAACAGGAATTAGATAATATTGTTCATGTCAATTTTGAAGATCAAAATACTAATAAAAAAAATAATGATAATATTTTAAATCTTAATAGAACACTTCCAAGTGCAGATTTAGATACAAAGGAATTAAACTCTTTCTTTAAAGAAGATAATAATTATTCATTGCCAGTAATAAATAATTCTGATTATACAATTGCCAATACAGTGGATGATCTTCAAAAAGCTTTTAATAATCTTGAAAATAGAAATAAAAAAGATCAAATGAAAGCAAAATTTTTTGAAAAAGATGGTGGAACAACTCAACTTGTTGAAAG